A single Mangifera indica cultivar Alphonso chromosome 20, CATAS_Mindica_2.1, whole genome shotgun sequence DNA region contains:
- the LOC123204913 gene encoding transcription factor BEE 3-like: MADFTQDFQSSRPSNFFTDFDPNMEQINQFNLFDPSNWNCQNSTPFFDDNFFYHQTLLLDFPGCSAETFPGFVSQTNQNFMPRVAQSTVTSENDFHERKKRKAMDISENSSPAVSGSGIKRKNSSDRRKRTQYNEKADEKLKEVVHVRARRGQATDNHSLAERVRRGKINERLRCLQDIVPGCYKTMGMAVMLDEIINYVQSLQNQVEFLSMKLSAASRFYDFNSETDAIEKVQRAKANEAKNELERLMREGYGGTGCCQIRRPF; encoded by the exons ATGGCTGATTTCACACAAGATTTTCAGAGCTCCAGACCCTCAAATTTTTTCACTGATTTTGATCCAAACATGGAACAAATAAACCAGTTCAACCTCTTTGATCCCTCAAACTGGAATTGTCAAAACTCCACGCCTTTCTTCGATGACAACTTCTTCTATCATCAAACACTACTACTCGACTTCCCCGGCTGTTCGGCCGAAACTTTCCCAGGCTTTGTGTCTCAAACCAATCAGAATTTTATGCCCAGAGTTGCTCAGTCTACAGTCACATCTGAAAATGATTTTCatgagaggaagaagagaaaagctATGGATATATCAGAAAACTCTTCTCCTGCAGTTTCTGGAAGTGGGATTAAGAGGAAAAAT TCTTCGGACAGAAGAAAGAGAACCCAATACAATGAGAAGGCAGACGAGAAACTGAAGGAAGTAGTTCATGTGAGAGCCAGAAGAGGACAAGCCACTGATAACCACAGTTTAGCAGaaagg gTTAGAAGAGGGAAAATCAATGAGAGACTAAGATGCTTACAGGATATTGTTCCAGGATGCTACAAg ACAATGGGCATGGCAGTAATGTTGGAtgagataattaattatgttcaGTCCTTACAGAATCAAGTTGAG TTTCTTTCCATGAAGCTTTCTGCAGCAAGCAGATTTTATGACTTCAATTCAGAGACAGACGCCATTGAAAAAGTGCAG AGGGCAAAGGCAAATGAAGCAAAAAATGAGTTGGAAAGATTGATGAGAGAAGGATATGGAGGAACTGGTTGCTGCCAAATAAGAAGGCCATTCTGA